A stretch of DNA from Phenylobacterium koreense:
GAGATCAGCGCCGACGGCGTGTTCATCGCCATCGGTCACGCCCCGGCCTCGGAACTGTTCAAGGGCCAGCTCGAAATGGACGCTTCGGGATACCTGAAGGTGATCCCCGGTTCGGCAGCCACCGCCATCAAGGGCGTCTTTGCGGCCGGCGACGTCACCGACGACGTCTATCGCCAGGCGGTGACCGCGGCGGGCATGGGCTGCATGGCGGCGCTGGAAGCGGTGCGCCTGCTGGCGGCCGAGGACCACGAGAAGGCGCACCACCCGATCAGCCAGCACGAGAGCCAGCGCATCGGGGCCTGGTAAGCGACGGGCCGGCGCGAAAAGGCCGCGCCCGACGGCCCCTAGCGAAAGGCCTCGTTTCCGCCTAGCTAGCCGAGCGTGGGAGAATCTCTTCTCCTACCGAGTAATCGACGGCCCAATTTCCCAAGGACGAGGCGATCCGCCGCCATGACGAACCTGATCGTGCGAGGCGGACGCGCCTTGCGCGGAAGCATCACGCCTTCCGCTAACAAGAACGCCGTCCTGCCGGTGCTGTGCGCCACGCTGCTGTCGGACGAGCCGATCGTCCTGCATCGCGTCCCCGACATCACCGACGTGCGCAAGCTGCTGGATTTCTTCACCAAGCTCGGCAGCTCGGTGGACATGGACTATGCGAGCGGGACGCTGCGGCTGCACCATGGCGGCGAGCTGGATCCCAAGGCCGCGCACCTGCCGCTGGGCATGCGCTCCTCGATCATGCTGATCCCGGCCCTGCTCTATCGGTTCGGCCGCGCCAGCCTGGAAGAGGACGTCACCGGCTGCACCCTGGGCTCGCGCGAGATCGACCCGCACATCGAGGTCTTCCGGGCCTTCGGCGCCGAGGTCACGAGCGAACCTTCGGCGACGGTGATCACCGCGCCCAAGGGCTTCTGCGCCGTGCAGCACTGGCTGGACTACGCCTCGGTCACCACCACCGAGAACTTCGTGCTGTGCGCGGTGACGGCCAAGGGCGCCTCGCAGCTCACCAACGCGGCCTGCGAGCCGCACGTCCAGGAGTTCTGCGAGTTCCTGAGCCTGATGGGCGCGAAGATCAAAGGCGTCGGCGGATCGCGCATCAAGGTCGAGGGGGTCGAGGGCCTGGCCGGCATCGAGTTCACCTTCGCCGACGACTTCCACGAGGTGGCGACCTTCCTGGCCATGGGCGCGATCACCGGCGGCGAGATCGCGGTGCAGAACGGGTCGGTGGAACAGTTCCCGCTGCTCGACCGCACCTTCGCCAAGTTCGGGGTCGAGGTGACGCACG
This window harbors:
- a CDS encoding UDP-N-acetylglucosamine 1-carboxyvinyltransferase, translating into MTNLIVRGGRALRGSITPSANKNAVLPVLCATLLSDEPIVLHRVPDITDVRKLLDFFTKLGSSVDMDYASGTLRLHHGGELDPKAAHLPLGMRSSIMLIPALLYRFGRASLEEDVTGCTLGSREIDPHIEVFRAFGAEVTSEPSATVITAPKGFCAVQHWLDYASVTTTENFVLCAVTAKGASQLTNAACEPHVQEFCEFLSLMGAKIKGVGGSRIKVEGVEGLAGIEFTFADDFHEVATFLAMGAITGGEIAVQNGSVEQFPLLDRTFAKFGVEVTHENGWSRARVDGRLKVREPFTSNILTKVEAAPWPYVPADLLPIFIALGVRAEGQAMFWNKVYDGALGWHAELGKFGAHALLCDPHRLIIFGGKPLTPARVESPYIIRVAIALFMLAASIEGESTILNASPIQRAHPKFVENLNALGADVSWVVGD